One genomic window of Chelonoidis abingdonii isolate Lonesome George chromosome 5, CheloAbing_2.0, whole genome shotgun sequence includes the following:
- the LOC116817707 gene encoding C-X-C motif chemokine 10-like — protein MKGTWAVVLCSLFLNAAEIQGQLTSGKGRCSCIDKGSDFIQQKALGKIEVIPKSSSCDHVEIIATMESTGEQRCLNPNSKWVQKMVTALIKKKSSQSTHRKEKS, from the exons ATGAAGGGAACCTGGGCTGTTGTCCTTTGTTCATTGTTCCTGAATGCAGCTGAAATTCAAG GGCAGTTGACCTCTGGAAAAGGACGTTGCAGCTGCATAGACAAAGGTTCAGATTTCATTCAGCAAAAAGCCTTAGGAAAAATAGAAGTGATTCCCAAGAGCTCTTCCTGTGACCATGTTGAGATCAT TGCAACAATGGAATCCACTGGAGAGCAAAGATGTCTGAATCCTAATTCCAAATGGGTACAGAAGATGGTGACAGCCCTCATCAAGAAAAA GTCTTCACAAAGCACTCACCGAAAGGAGAAGAGCTAA